The nucleotide window TAAAGGTGGTAGAGGATGGTGGGTTGCAGGTTAAGGTGGCAAATAGAACCAAAATATCCAGTCAGGGTAAATGTGAAGAGCTGGTTAGTATTCAGGGTACTAAATTCAGAATTCCATTTCATGTCCTCACTCTTGGTGGTTGTGATATTGTGTTAGGCGTTCAGTGGATGAAGACATTGGGTTCCATTCAATGGGATTTTACTAAAATGTTTATGCAGTTTGGAGTTAAGGACAGGAAGTTTTCATTACAAGGTATTAATTCTGATGTGACAGAATGGGAAGCTGTGACTAAATTGTTGAAGTCCTCTTTTGTTAGGAAGCAAGGGTGGTTATTGCAATTGGTGGTAGTTGAACCAAGTCGGGAAAAAGGTTGAGTTGCAAGATGAAGTGGAGGAAGTGTTGTAGCAATTTTGGTCAGTATTTGAGGAACCAGTGGGATTGCCACCAGTTTGAGCCTTACCGATATCCTTACTACCAGAAATCAGAGATAGAAAAAATTGTGCTAGACTTGTTGAAGAATGGAGTGATAAGACTAGTCAAAGTCCATTTTCATCTCCTGTTTTGTTTGTTAAAAAGCTAATGGAATTTGGAGGATGTGTATGGATTATCGAGCACTCAATCAAGCTACTATCAGAGACAAGTTCTCAATTCCTGTTATTGATGAGCTGCTTGATGAACTTATGgaccaaaatttttttcaaagcttgATCTCATATCATGGTATCACCAAATATGGGTAAAGGAGGATGACATACCTAAAACTACgtttagaactcatgagggccactatgagttcttggtaatgccatttgggcttaccaatgcacCTGCAACCTTTCAAGGGTTGATGAACCATGTTTTCAAGCCTTATCTTCGAAAATTTGTGTTAGATTTTTTCGATGATATCTTGATTTATAGTCAAAACATGGTGGAACACCTTGCACACTTGAAAACAGTATTATCTGTTTTACAGAAGCAGTCCTTGTTTGCAAAAAGATCAAAATGCAAGTTTGCAGTTACTGAAGTTGATTATCTTGGGCATATTATCTCTGGGAAGGGAGTAATGGCTGATCCAACTAAAATTTCTTCCATGCTTGACTGGCCTATACCAAAAACAGTGAAGGCACTAAGAGGGTTTTTAGGCCTTACTGGTTACTTTAGAAAATTCATGAAAGGTTATGGATCCAATGCTGCTCCATTAACATTGTTATTGAAGAATAATTCATTTGCTTGGTCTGTAGAAGCTGAAGAAGCCTTTAATCATTTGAAGGTTGTTGTTGCAAAGCCTCCTGTCTTGAAGTTGCCAGATTTTTCTAAAGAATTtaccattgagtgtgatgcctTGGAGGTGGGGCTAGGAGCTGTGTTAATTCAGGATAACCAGCCATAGATTTTTTTAGCAAGGCTTTGAAGGGCAAGGCATTGTCCTTgtcaacttatgaaaaagaattctTAGCGTTGGTATGTGCAGTGGCAAGTGGAGGCAATACCAATTGGGTCAGACATTCAAGATCAAAACTGACCAACAAGTATTGAAACATTTATTGGAGCAGATGGTGGCTACTGAGGCTCAACACAAGTGGATTTCAAAGCTCATGGGATATGATTTTACTGTAGAGTACAAGAGAGGTCGAGATAACAAAGTTGCTGATGCACTTTCTAggaaagaggaggaagagtcaGCTACATTGGCTCTTATTTCATTTCTCACTCCTTTGTGGTTAGAAGAGCTGAAGCAAAGCTATTCATTTTCTGTTGAGATTGCTACTCTTTTGGGTGATTTATAGCAAGGGAAGCAAGACTCAAAGGAATTTTCTCTTCAGCAAGGACTCATTTTCAGGAAAGGCAAATTGCTGTTAGTGCCTTCTTCACCCTTCCATAAAATGGTGTTGCAGCATATTCATCATAATCCTGAAGCTGGCCATCTTGGGTATCACAAAACCCTACAGAGAGCTAGGTTGGATTTTTATTGGCAAGGAATGAGGAAGGACATAAGGAAGTTGGTGAGGGAGTGCCAGATTTAGCAGATGAATAACCATGAGACTATGCTGCCAGCAGGGTTACTCcaacccttacctattcctcAAAGTCCTTGGCTTGACATtgccatggattttattgagggCCTTCCAAGCTCAGGTGGCATGTCAGTAATTCTAATTGTCGTGGACAGACTAACTAAATTTGGTCATTTCTTTCCAATGGCTCACCCTTACATAGCCAGTAGGGTGGCTGAGGTTTTTTTAAAGGTGTGTTCAAACTCCATGGATTACCTTAAACAATTGTGTCTGATAGGGATGTGGTTTTTACTAGTTTGTTTTGGAGGGAACTGTTCAAGATGCAAGGGACTACTTTGGCTTATAGCTCAACTTACCATCCTCAATCTGATGGTCAAGCTGAGGCATTAAATAAGTGTGTGTAAGGATACTTGATGTCCTATGTGGGATCTAAGCCAAAGAGTTGGTGCACGTGGCTGCCAATGACAGAATGGTGTTATAACACCTCTGTACATTCCTCTACAGGTTTTTCACCATTCCAGGCTTTCTATGGGTTTCCTCCCCCCAAATTGTTGACATATGTTCCAGGCACTACTGCTAATGCAGCAGTGGATCAGTAATTGATGTATAGGGATGAGATATTATCATTGTTAAAGGAGAATTTGAAGAAGGCTCAGGAAAGAATGAAATTTGTTGCTGATAGAAAAAGATCTGAGAGGGTTTTTGCAGTAGGTGATTGGGTCTTTCTCAAGTTGCGGCCTTATAGACAAAAGTCTATAGCCATGAGACACAACATGAAGTTGTCCCCGAGGTATTATGGCCCATTTTAGATCCTTGAAAAGATTGGAATGGTAGCTTATAAGTTGAATTTGCCGTCCTCCTCAAAAATCCATCCTGTTTTTCATGTCTCATGTTTGAAGAAGAAACTCGGTGATCAAATTTTTCCATTGTCTACTTTGCCTCCAGTTGACAAAAAAGGTAGTGTACAACCTGAATTAGAAGTCATTTTGGAGA belongs to Juglans regia cultivar Chandler chromosome 8, Walnut 2.0, whole genome shotgun sequence and includes:
- the LOC118349217 gene encoding uncharacterized mitochondrial protein AtMg00860-like, giving the protein MVEHLAHLKTVLSVLQKQSLFAKRSKCKFAVTEVDYLGHIISGKGVMADPTKISSMLDWPIPKTVKALRGFLGLTGYFRKFMKGYGSNAAPLTLLLKNNSFAWSVEAEEAFNHLKVVVAKPPVLKLPDFSKEFTIECDALEVGLGAVLIQDNQP